The following nucleotide sequence is from Candidatus Zixiibacteriota bacterium.
CGGTGTCGAGGTTGCCGGTCGGTTCGTCGGCCAGAATCAAAGCCGGATTGTTCACCAGCGCCCGCGCAATCGCGCAACGCTGCATCTGGCCCCCGGATAGCTCGGTCGGTTTGTGATCAAGCCGGTCGCCCAGCCCGACGCGCGTCAACACTTCAGTGGCCCGCTCACGACGACGTTTGGCCGCAACGCCCTTAAACACCATCGGCAGTTCGACATTCTCCAACGCGGTCGCATAGGGGAGGAGATTGAAGTTCTGAAAGACAAAGCCGATCTGCTCGTTGCGGATTTCGGCGAGACGATTCAGCGGCAGGCCGGCGATTTGTTCGCCGTTGAAGTGGTAGTGCCCTTCACTGGGGACATCGAGACAACCGAGGATGTTCATCAAAGTCGACTTCCCCGAGCCCGACGGTCCGACCAGCGTCATAAACTCGCCGCGGCGTACCTGCAGATTGATCCCGCGCAGCGCCTCGACTTTGACTTTGCCGGTATCATAGACTTTGCAGACCTGTTTTAAGTCGATGATGTTTCCGTTCTGCGTCATTGGTGAATCTCCCATTCCGCTCCAAATTGCATCATTCGTACCGCAAAGTCTCCGCCGGATTCAGCCCAGCCGCACGGCGTGCCGGAAAGAAGCCCGACACCAGCCCGATCGACCCTAAAATCGCCACGGTGATCAATCCGATCGGCAAGGAGATCGTCGGCGATCCCAGCCACGACATCGACGACTGCGGATCGCGCGGAATCATTGTCAGCAGGTCGGTAATCAACAGCGAAATGAAGATTCCAATAGCGCCGCCGGAGAAGCAGATCAATAGGGCCTCGAGCAAGAACTGACGGTGGATCGTGCCCGGTTTGCATCCCAGCGCCATCTTGATTCCGATTTCCTTGGTGCGTTCGCGAATCACCACATACATGATGTTCGCCACGCCGATCCCGGCGATCAGCAGCGTCATGCCGCCGATGATCCCCATGAAGATTTGCATGCCCAGCATCATATTCTGCATTTCACGGCGTCCCTCGATCGTGTCCCAGATCGACAGCGCCTGGTCGTCATCGGGATCGAACTTCAGACGCGCGCCCAGAACTTCATTCAGCCGCCGCTCGACATGCTTGTTGAGGTCGTCGGATTTGGGCTGAATGACCAGGTTGCTGAGATACTCATGCCCGAACATCGCCTTAAACGTCGGCGCCGGGATCGACGCCTTGTTGACATCGGGACCGCCGTACATCCCCATCTGCTGTTTGTCGACTCCGGCGCCGATGACCGTAAACGGCACTCCAGCCACCATCACTGTCTTGCCGACCGGCTGGCCTTCGGGAAAGAGCTGTTCGGCGAGTTTGTATCCCAGAAAGATCACGCGCCGCTTCTCGGTCATATCGGTCTCATTGATATAACGGCCGCCGATGTCGGGATACTGCGCCCGCATCTCACGGTACGTCGGATACTCGCCGCAGATGTGCTCCGAGAGGACCGTGCGCCCGCGCACGAGATCGACCCCCCAGCGCGAATACTCTGCACCGATGCGTTCGATCTCGGGGATGCTGCGCCCGACGACGTCGACATCATCGGGCCGGAATCGGATGCGTCGGCCGCGCGGCAATCCCTCAAACGGAATTGAGGTCTGCCCGCCCCAGACGATCATGATGTTCTCGCCGAGGCCGCGCTGATTCTTGTCGAGTTGCTCCTTGAGTCCCTGCCCGAACGCCAACAGCAGCAGAATCGACATCGTTCCCCAGACGATCGCGGTGACCGTCAGGGTCGCGCGCTTCTTCTGTTTGCGGAAGTCCGCCCAGAAGTACTTCAGGAAGTTGCCGATGCCCATGACGGTTTAGAGACGCAACGCCTCGATCGGATTGCAATGCGCCGCGCGCCGCGCCGGGAAATATCCGGCGACCAGGCCGATGGCGCTTAAAACCAGAAAAGTTATGATTCCCACCGAGGTGGATATGGTCGGCGTGCCGATGTAATCTTCGATGTTGAAACTGGGCACCGCCGACACTACTCCCCAGGCGAACAGAAAGCCGAACAGCCCGCCGATCCCTGTGAGCGCCAGTGTCTCGAAGACAAACTGGTTCATGATGAATCGCGGCTTGGCGCCGATGGCCATCTTGATGCCGATCTCCTTGGTGCGCTCCTCGACGACGACATTCATGATGTTGGAGATGCTGACCCCGCCGACGATCAGCGTGAACGCCCCGATCACGCCGAGAAACGTCCGGAAGGCGATGAAGAAGGCGCTGAAAAACTGCTCATTCTCGGTCGTATCCCACATCGCCAGTGCATTTTCATCGTCGGGATCGAACTTGTACTTCGCTCCGAGTACCTCGTAGACGCCATGCTTGACCATCTCCGTATTGCCCGGCTCGTCCGCACGAAACACGATGTTGTTGACCCAGTCGCGACCGTACATCGCCTGAAACGTGGTCGACGGCATGAACGCCTTCTGGACATCGCGCCCGCTGTAGGAAGAGTCCTGTTTCTTTTTGACCATGACACCCACGAC
It contains:
- a CDS encoding ABC transporter ATP-binding protein; this translates as MTQNGNIIDLKQVCKVYDTGKVKVEALRGINLQVRRGEFMTLVGPSGSGKSTLMNILGCLDVPSEGHYHFNGEQIAGLPLNRLAEIRNEQIGFVFQNFNLLPYATALENVELPMVFKGVAAKRRRERATEVLTRVGLGDRLDHKPTELSGGQMQRCAIARALVNNPALILADEPTGNLDTASGLEIVDLFEELWKQGHTIMVITHDPNMPMRTERTLHMRDGRLENGNGQPA
- a CDS encoding ABC transporter permease; this translates as MGIGNFLKYFWADFRKQKKRATLTVTAIVWGTMSILLLLAFGQGLKEQLDKNQRGLGENIMIVWGGQTSIPFEGLPRGRRIRFRPDDVDVVGRSIPEIERIGAEYSRWGVDLVRGRTVLSEHICGEYPTYREMRAQYPDIGGRYINETDMTEKRRVIFLGYKLAEQLFPEGQPVGKTVMVAGVPFTVIGAGVDKQQMGMYGGPDVNKASIPAPTFKAMFGHEYLSNLVIQPKSDDLNKHVERRLNEVLGARLKFDPDDDQALSIWDTIEGRREMQNMMLGMQIFMGIIGGMTLLIAGIGVANIMYVVIRERTKEIGIKMALGCKPGTIHRQFLLEALLICFSGGAIGIFISLLITDLLTMIPRDPQSSMSWLGSPTISLPIGLITVAILGSIGLVSGFFPARRAAGLNPAETLRYE
- a CDS encoding ABC transporter permease, whose product is MALGVFLTQLYRDIRSQKLRTALTVFGILWGTASVVLLLAFGKGIHASQQEAMRGMGEYIVIMWPGRTSKVFQGLPRNRRISFRESDARLMKEQVPQIGLVSAEYMLWDAKARVGRTEKLMQISGIWPEYALMRNIIPDEGSRFFNDEDMAKRRRVIFLGPDLKESLFGEENAVGRIVMVNGVPFTVVGVMVKKKQDSSYSGRDVQKAFMPSTTFQAMYGRDWVNNIVFRADEPGNTEMVKHGVYEVLGAKYKFDPDDENALAMWDTTENEQFFSAFFIAFRTFLGVIGAFTLIVGGVSISNIMNVVVEERTKEIGIKMAIGAKPRFIMNQFVFETLALTGIGGLFGFLFAWGVVSAVPSFNIEDYIGTPTISTSVGIITFLVLSAIGLVAGYFPARRAAHCNPIEALRL